A window of Oncorhynchus masou masou isolate Uvic2021 chromosome 16, UVic_Omas_1.1, whole genome shotgun sequence genomic DNA:
TGAAatttgggagaaaaagggggcaaaattcaaataaataatgttttttttgtttttactccAAAAACATGATGAACTTAACACTCcactacagtacacaacataagaATAATGTAGTATGGATAAAGCATTAGCAATACATCCAAAAATAGTTTCCTCGCATTCAATATTTCTCAAaaaggacgtgtgtgtgtgtgcagcagccTCTGGAGGCTGATCTGACACTGGCAGAGCAGTCCAGAATGACAATGTTAGACTCCCACAATGGGCCAGATTTGTGATCATTTTATTGACTCAATAGTGAGAGGAGCGAGAGCATGCTTGGCTAAGTACTAAAACTGATGCGGTTTCACAAGAGCCAATAGAAAGAAATATTAACggcgtctttttgtaggcactaactctGCCATGGTTCGTTGGACAAAGCCTATGGGAAAGTTAATTTAGTTCTTGTCGTTTTTTTTTTGATAAACACAGAAAACAGAGAATGTGGTAAACACAGGTTTAGGAGATTtgatatgttttgttctatgagataatcttcatcagctaaagtcacgttctgtgcattttgaagcatttatgtaattaaaaaaaaaacacataaatGCTTCCTAATTCATAAAGATCATGTTAACTGACTGGTATTACAATCATAGAACAAAAATGTATAACCTTATTTTCAACCTTTATCCCACAACCATATTCTTTTCTCATTCATTTTCTCCATAggaatggctgaacgaaccagaggtaACTCAGTTCCGTTTTTTAGGACTACAAGTTGACGAGGTCTATTAATTACCGTGGGGCAGACTAAGCTGAGAGGGAGCGAGGCAGAAGAGAGGAAGGATGGGAAAGAGGATCCCTCCTGAGGCATTGCTAGTGAAATACCAGCACAGAAACTGTCAAAGGCAGAAACAGATGCCTTGATGACACTCACTGAAGCAGAAAAAAAAAACTTCAAACAGCATGAGCCGCCACAACAAAACCGCTTTCCTGAAGCAGGCAGACTGTAGTTAAAGATGGCCAAATTGAAATGCCACCTATTGTCAGCGTTTACCTGACTAAGCCCTAATCCTTTCAGACGCCATCTTTAAAAGACAGTTGGTCTCTGGGGATTTAAGGTAGAGGTGTCTTCGATCAAACTCCTGATGAGTCTCTAATCAGGTTACAGTTTACCCTCCTTGTTTGATACAATAAAAAGCACAGTTTCTCTCTGCATTTGTTTTATCAGACATTCTTGAGAAAAACGTTTGATGTGTAGATACGACACAACGTGATAACAGGGAAATAAGTGGTACCAAACTGCCCTTTTCATTCCCATCATGTGTGCAATTAGACAACCTAGTAGGCAGACAACATTACTAATTCTCTGTCATCAACTCAGCCAATTAACTGGATTATACAAATGGGAGGCACCTAAACTCATTACCTGAATACATGTTTTTAAAGTACAGTCAATACTGACCAATTTGGAATGATCTACTGTGACATAAGATCCTTAGTGACAGGCAGATGATGGTCACTGGTCCACAAAAATGATGAATAGTTATATTTGCATATTTAACACCGGACAACCTCCAGATAGCAGGAATATAGGCCTATAGGCAGCTACCAGCTCGGGACATACAAACCCCACCTCTAAGGTGAAAAGGGTAACAGCGTTCTTCCCATTTCTCTTTACCTTTCCAGAGAGTCATAACAATGGGATAGCGTTGCGAGGTGAAGGAGCGTTGAGTCTATTTGACAAAGTGCTGACCAGAGGAAGCAGAGGGGGGTGTAAACGCCACGTCCCCATGCAACTTCAGCTGTCCCTCTGGATATGCGTTAAACAACATCTCACTTCTACTTTTAGTATCCTCTTTAGAAAACACAGCAGTCCGTTGACAACAACAGCCTGGTCCAAGCTGAGTGGCACTGTTTGGGCGGTAATCTGACACCTACACTACAGTCATTCTAAACTTATACAATAATTATGGTGGAGAAGGTCAGACAGATTGTGCGATGGAGTCTGGAAATGACATGTTACACAGGATTCTAAAGACTAGAGCAGGCAGTCAACAGATTTAAGACTGGAATGTGTCTGCAATCTCTTCCCTCCCTGTGTCATAATCAACACATTTCCCCAGGCTGGCTCATTATTCTGCCAGCCATGTAGTCTCTCGGGGCAGGTGTTGACTGGTGGATGTGTTGATGGTGGGAGTGAAAGGAATAGCATGGTGCTTACCCTCTACTCAGCAGGAGCTAGGGAGTCAAACACTGGAATGGAATGCATGCTCTAATCAGGAATAAACCCAGTGCTTGGAGATCACCATAAATACAACATCCTACTGCATGATGCAAGTAGAGCAAACACTGTTTCAAACCATAGATTTGAGTTGTCATCGGAAAGGTTTGAGCCGAGTGTCACCTTCTTCAAACAGCTTATTCAAAAGATGAGAGCCATATAAATGTGACCATGCTTTATTTGATCAGTgggaataatataatataatgtaatataatatatcatctaAAATAAATGAGGAAACACTGATTGATAGAATCAGTATTGTTCCTCGTGATTGCACTGCTAAGCTAATTGAAACATTTATGGCATTAAATCAAATCAGCTAGGTGTTCAGACAGAGGGACAAACAATTGAATTAGAGATAGGTGAGCTTTGTTTCAAGTATTGAATAGCCTTCAAAGGCTAATGTCATTTGGAATGAGAGGAGGATTTGTCCTTAAAATACAACGACCTTATGAACAATTGATAATAACCCTGATTATCAATCAATCCAAGTAGCATGATATTCGTCGATATTCTTCTGCTTGACAAACAACATGATTGTTCAATAACAATGGAATGAATGTAGCCTACAACGGATAGATCGATTGACAAAAAGGTTGCTCCAACATCTGCACATTGTGGTCTATAATGTGTATGACATTGCATATTACGGCATTGTCATGTGTGGAATTTACATGATTGAAATCCTCTGGCTGCAGATTTCTACCGCAAGTAATGCCAACAATAACCAGCTGAATTAAGAACCGTATAACTTGCGCATAAATTATGTTTCAGCAGCCTGGAGGTTACTTGTCGGCATTGGGCAACAACCTGACGACGAGTAACCTTCCAAAACACGACATATTGTGACACTTACTTACCCAATGTGTAGAACAAATGGTTGTTACAATAATGTGCTTTAAATGCGCTCCCTCGAAATATATATTTCACCATCGACAACCCATGGATAGGACGCGTTGCGCACAGTCCATCCTCATCGTGATTTCCTCTACtctctttattctagtgagaggAACTATATCCCCGACACGGTGACATCACACAGACATACTTCGCACGGGAACGCGCAGAGGCCAGTGCGGGTTTAACTTGAGCACGTTTGTTTCGTCCTCTATCACAGTATCTTTGAAGTCTATTATAATGTAATTACGACCCTATATCACCAGTTTGATGGACATTCAGATTGACATATGCTCTGATAAGGAACTGATAATGTAGTATTGGCATTTGCATTGCATCAGTTTGAATTGAACTGTCATGCAATGAAAAACAAAGCCTTTGGCCTACTATGCCATTATAGCAATTCCAGTCATTGCATATTTCTGATGGATAAAGACAGTATACCAAATGAATGCTTGAATTCCTTACTTGTCTAGTGGTTCATTTATTTGTATAATAAATATGCATCATTGAACACATGTATGCCTCCGCATTATTGCTCTGTTTCCAGAAATAAAACGAGCAATGAGGTTTTCTGTACATTGTGAAATGTAACATTAAATTCCAGAGTAGACAGGCAGCCACAGCGAAAAATTTTTTTTACAAGATATAATTGTGCGTATCTGCATGGAAGGACAGGGAACACTCCTTTTCCGCTGGAGAAAACACAGACCAACTGAACGGGGACAATGCCAAATAATGAACTGTATGAATCAGACGCAGTTCCATTTCAAGAGTTTCAAATCGTCGGGGTCTCTTGTGATGTTGAGATTTGTTGTACTTCTTTGTGAATTGCATTCATTTCCCGCAGACCTTCCTGTTCTATTAAATCATCAGGGATATGCGATAGTAAGTAGCTTGGAGAGGTAAAACAAACTAACTCTAATATAAGTATGCATACTGAATATCTGCAAATGtgatttcacttatcattcaaaCAACTATCATATACTGAGAATGTATGAAGTCCCTATGGGGAATTAGGCTGCTTCCTATCAATGGAATTTGTTTTATGTACTGTCTGAACAAGCAGTAGCAGTTGCAAAAGAATAGCCACTGCTTTGACTTAGATTAAATGTGATTTAAAACCATCTGTCACTCTTCTTAATGTATCGAGTAGGCCTATGTCAGGCTTTTATGCAAACTAAACAGCTTAAGAATATATAATTAGATAAGGGAGGAAATGTATCTTCTAAATCTAACTAAAGCAATTTAAATGGCAACATGATCAGACTGTGCTCCCCTTCCACAGCCAAAATTAGGGCAAGGTACCTGGTTTATAAACTGATGCCTATGTGAAACCCATGGAACCCATGAAACCCATGAAACCCACAAGCCAAGGCTCATGTAAGACTACTTACATACTTACTCATTTACATGTGAAACCCAAGGTACTCATGAATGACTTCCTAATACTCCATAGCCAGAATATGTGATTATCCAAATTAGCCTAATCTGATATGTTGAAGGTGACAAAGCTACTAAAGCTATCTGACTGTGCATTTGAACAGTAGCCCTTTGTACTGTTGCTCACTGCAAAAAGCCATGAATGACTCATTTACATACTTATTTTCCACACATTATCTTTTTTCCCTATCTTAATGTCTCCCACTGCTGAGGCCATTAGTGAATGATTCAGAGCAGCGTTTTGTGCTCGGGGGGAATGCAATTGGGATGCATTTTTCTTCTCAAATTAAAGTGATGGTGATGGAATCCATGAGAGAGATTTAAATCCATGAGTCCATTTGACCCCCTTGATtgataaatatatttatttccatTAACATGATTCCAGAATTATCCCTACTTGTCCCTTTGAAAACAGCCCAGGGTCTATTAATAGAGGTTTCCTAGAGATGACcttgttgtgacaaggtgttgGGGCTCACTCCTCACCAGAGTTGTCTGCTGTCTCCAACAGCTGGGCATTTGGGGTAGAGAAAAGCTCTAATGTCTGTCTTGTAGAATGTGTCATGCTTTATAACCCCTTCTAATCTGTTGGGTTCATGCTAAATCATTGCTACTATGGGTTTGTATTGATTGGGTGGGTTGTAGTAGCTACAAGTATAAGGTGAGACACATGGTTGAGCAGGAAATTTGGCATCTACTGTTCAGGAAGTGAATGACTTCACTTGAATAGGAAATTTACTGAatacaaatataaacgcaacatgcaacaatttcaacaatttccctgagttacagttcatataaggaaatcagtcaattgaaataaattcattaggccctaatttatggagttcacatgactgggcaggggcacagccattggtgagcctgggagggcataggcccacccactggggagctagGCTGAGCCAATTAGAATAAGTTTTCCACCactaaagggctttattacagacagacatactcctgtttcatcagctgtctgggtggctggtctcagatgatcctgcaggtgatgaagccagatgtggaggtcctgggctggcatggttacacgtggtctgtagttgccaaattctctaaagtaACGTTGGAGACGGCTTATGGTGGAGAAATCAACAATCAATTCTCTGGCAGCAGCTCTGATTCCTGCAgccatctgtggcgttgtgttgtgttataaaacatttgagagtggccttttatttcccagcacaaggtgcacctgtgtaatgataattcAGTTTAATCACCTTCTTGATATGTAACAACTGtgaggtggatagattatcttggtaaaggagaaattctcactaacagggttgtaaacaaatttgtgagattttagagaaataagcttttttatGGGTATGGAACAttgctgggatcttttatttcagctcatgaaacatgggaccaacactttacatgttacattcatatttttgctcagtatagAACTATCAACTGACACGGAACAGGTTGAGCCATCCAGCAAAGAGGGAGCTGAATTTTAGATACTTCCTTTGTCTGGAGTGAAATTGAATGGAATGTGTGCCAATGAATTTGAATATTTCCACCCCTGGATACTGTTGCCTTCCTTCATTGTGTTACAATGTTCATTCAACAACAATGAGGGCATTGTTTTTAGAACAAACAAACAGAATCAAAGCAACAAATGTGCCAATTTTCTGAGTATGCTGCATTTATTCACACTTGTGCATGATCATATCTCTGATCACACACACCGGAAATGAGTCATAGATGGGGGTGTTTCCCATGCTAAAGAAAACGGGAAAGTCAGTGAGTTCGTAAACAGATGATGAGCGGGTAAGAAAAATGGTGTCCCTTGAGAGGGCAAACACAAGATGTACAGTATGTCAGGAGAAGTGCAGTATTCTACTAAGGAGATGTATACCTGGAATgcggaggaggaatggagggaaaaagagaggcagaggaggtcaaagagagagagggaggaaaagggtGAGCTTGAATTGGTTTAAAATGGTGGGAAAGGGAAATGGTTTGTTAaagcagaatggtagaatgtgtaAGCAGAGTGAGCTGTACCCTGGATCGAAGACATGAGGAAAAATGGATTGAGGGAGGGCGAAGCATCAGAGGGGCTAGGTGTGGTGAAGTTCTCAGAGCCAGAGGCTTGCACCAAGGGTCGGGATAAAGATGAGACGTGAAGGGAGCAGTGACATTTTTGGAAAAAGTGGACCCTTGCtttttggctgatccatttgtggtttcaaGGTGGGTGAAACATGAGCTGGGTGCTGTGGAATCGGTGAAGGTTgttgataattgtttgtgtttctgctggtcagaggAAGCAGGCAATCCGCATTTAAACGAATGGGGACAAGAGACgtgaattttttatttattgttttgctCTCAAGATAAGGGcgccattgaaaggagtgattactgGGGTAGTGGTAAACATGAAGTTGACCAACTGAAGGGGAAGATTCCAGGTGCTTGTGATGCTTGTCGTTTGGTGCGATGCAGACAGGGTGGCGTGAGTGGTGAAACAGAAGAGTcgttgtctgttcttttgagttttgatgttgagtcttgGCCTGACAAAGTGATGGTAGAATATATAAGTTACCCTGTGTGTCAAACACATTACGctgttacaggtgtcaagcttatgggcatgtggcagcagtgtgtaggagggaggttcctaggtgtgagacgtgtgaagggcatgagacaaaggaatgtgtagcattggggaaagtagtggtatgtgttaattgtagggaTGCCCATGGAGCTGCGGATCAGAAATGTCTGGAGGaaagaggcaggttgaggtttcaaagtttagagtagtgcagaagttgtcatatgctaAGGCAGTAaagaaagaagaggaagatgggtcaagggggagggattctgagaggagtggtgtgagtagtagatctgtaccagtacagagggataagCCAACAAGTAATATATGCTTAGgtaagattggatttttagcGTTTATAACAATGGTTATCAattgtactgcagggatggaacaTAAGTTGCAGAAAAATGAGGTTATGGTGacagctgcagagaggtatttggATGTACGAGACCTGACGTCAGAAGAGTTACAAGGTGTGTTGAGTGGTGGTGTCCCGTCCTTTCAGGCTGTTGGACTGAGATAgcgaagacataaaaactatgaaataacacatatggaattatgtagtaaccaaaaaagtgtttaacaaatcaaaatatattttatatttgagattcttcaaagtagccatcctttgccttgataacagctttgcacactcttggcattcactcaaccagcttcatttcaattaacaggtgttccatGTTAAAATAGAAGGTAgggctatttggtaaaagtccaaagaccatattatggcaagaacagctgcaataagcaaagagaaatgaccgtccatcattactttaagacatgaagggcaGTCAATACGGAATGtcaagaactttcaaagtttcttcaagtgcagttgcaaaaaccatcaaggacTGTGatgtaactggctctcatgaggaccgccacaggaaaggaagacccagagaaaCCTCTGCTagagaggataagttcattagagttacccacctcaaaaattgcagcccaaataaatgcttcacagagttcaagtaacagacacatcacaacatccactgttcagatgaaactgcgtgaatcaggccatcatggtcaaattgctgcaaagaaaccactactaaaggacaccaataagaggagacttgcttgggaccagaaacacaagcaatggacattagaccagtagatatctgtcctttggtctgatgagtccaaatgtaagatttttggttccaacctccatgTCTTTTGTatgacgcagagtaggtgaacggatggtctccgcatgtgtggttcccaccatgaagcatggaggaggaggtgtgatggtgtgggggtgctttgctggtgacattgtctgtgatttatttggaattcaaggcacatttaaccagcatggctaccacagcattctgcagctaaacgcaatcccatctagtttgcgcttagcgggactatcatttgcttttcaacaggacaatgacccaacacacctccaggctgtgtaagggtttttgaccaagaaggagagtgatggagtgctgcatccgatgacctggcctccacaatcacccgacctcaacccaattgagatggtttgggatgagttggaccattGAGtaaaggaaaagtagccaacaagtgctcagcatatgtgggaactccttcaagcatATTGGAAAatgattccaggtgaagctggatgagagaatgccaagctgtcatcaaggcaaatggtggctactttgaatcatctaaaattaaatacatttttattttattaacacttttttgtttactaaaTGATACCATGGGTTTACTACATGATACCATGTGGCGGCAGattagcctcgtggttagagtgttggactagtaaccgaaaggttgcaagattgaatccctgagctgacaaggaaaaatctgtcattctgctcctgaacaaggcaattaacccactattcctaggctgtcattgaaaataagaatttgttcttaactgacttgcctagttaaataaaggtaaaataaaaataccatatgttttatttcatcgtttttatgtcttcactattattctacaaagcagaaaatagtaaaataagaaaaacctttgaatgagtaggtgtgtccaaatttttgaccggtactgtatatttatttgtttttaaGCAAAGTGTAAGGGAGTTATACTCCAGtccagtaggtggcggtaatgcatcatttattggatgccaaccgcggTTAAACCTCATTGAAGAAGAAGAGATCGTAAACAGACGAGAAGCATCCATATTTTTTCCACAGAGAAGTCGTATTTCAGCAAAACACCATGGGGGCCGTTCTTGGACTGTGCTCCATGGCGAGTTGGGTAAGTATTTTCTTAATTAAAATAAAAGTCGACATCATATCCagttataaaaaaaacaaaaggGCCGAATCAACCATTTCCTTCGAGATAGCTTCGCTAGCTCAGTTGCTAACCTTCTGTAGCAAATGCGCAACAACGAAGGCAAGCCAGGGTGGTTCCTCCCTGTTCAGCTGTCGGGATTTGCGCATTGCCTTTTTTAATGAAATGAATTGGTCTGTGATAATATTTCCAACACTTGAACACAAATTATTGAACAAGTATTATTTTATTTGGCAAACAACCGTCATAACTGTGGGGTTTGACAGTTCGAACCCGACCATGTTTTATTCAAATTAacgattgctctctctctctaccgtatACGTTTTACATTTTCGATACTACACAGCAATACAGCCTTACGCCACTTTGTCATTGATAgctaagctaacgttagctaccggTACTTGGAAATATTGCAACACCGTCGCAGTCAAAGCAGAGTCAAATGTCAGATAACAGCTACAGCTATGACGTCTCCACGTAACGTTAGCCTAGTAGTGACTTGCGAAATGTGCGTCCTGAAAATACACTAAGTTCATGTAGAGACAATAACAGGCATAGGTCTGTTTTTTTCCTATTTGGTTATACTAATACTATTCCTGAAACCGTTTAAGCTGAAAGTGTAACGTTAGCTGTTTGGACGTTCTCTTCCACCTTGGTATCCACTTGATTAGGTTTGACACCAACCATGGCCAGAACTCTATTCTTGGCAGGGATTGGGTTTCCATAATAGTTAGCAACTTGTCAAAAACAACTGTGTTGGTGTTATGTTAACCCTAGGTGGATTGATTAACTTTGATCAATGAATGAATAACCTGTTGACTTGGTACCATTATTCTATTTGTTCAACCATTCAGTGGTAGCTAGGCAGATGCATGATTGTGTCACCATCAGTTCAATGCTTATTATTAGCTAATTGATGAATAATGTTGTCCTCACTGTAGATCCCCTGCCTGTGTGGCACTGCCCCCTGCCTGCTGTGCAGATGCTGCCCCAGTGGGAATAACTCCACTGTCACCCGACTTATCTATGCCTTCTTCCTCCTTCTGGGTGTGGGCATCGCATGCATCATGCTAATGCCAGGGATGGAAGAGCAACTCAAGAAGGTACCAAACTATGTTATGTGTTTGATGTACAACATGTACACTCGAACCGatgctcctggcacctactaccataccccgttcaaaggcacgtaaatcttgtctcgaggcttaaaactccttctttaatctgtctcctcccctccatgtacactgatttgaagtggatttaacaagtgacctcaataagggatcatagctttaacctggattcacctggtcagtgtgtcatggaaagagcatgtgttcATAATGTATTGTACGCTCAGTGACCTCTAATTCTATACATGTTTCTATTTGCCTGACTAATTACCTGTGCATCTTGGCTCTTGCAGATTCCAGGATTCTGTGATGGGGGAATGGGTACATCAATCCCAGGTGTGGAAGGTCATGTCAACTGTGATGTCTTGGTCGGCTACAAGGCTGTGTACCGTGTCTGCTTCGGCATGTCCATGTTCTTCCTGCTCTTCTCCCTCCTTATGGTCAAGGTCAAGAGTAGCCAGGATCCTAGAGCTGCAGTACACAACGGGTAAAAATGACACAGCAAgtcttatttattattatttataattaGAATAGGTAATGATGATATCAGTAAGCTTACATACTGCAAGGCATGAATATAATTCATAAATAAGAGTATCTGTTTATAAGGAAGTTAAAACAAAAGGTCACACAGTTAAAATACTTATGCTATCTTTTAGGTTTTGGTTCTTCAAGTTTGCTGCTGCGACTGCCATTACCATCGGTGCATTCTTCATTCCAGAGGGTGCCTTCACAACTGGTAACGCCCCTTTTCATTCAAATATATTTTTCTGTCTTGTGGAAATATTAGCATATCCTGCAGCTCTTTGAAAGTAGTTCACACATTGCCCTTCTCTCCCATAGTTTGGTTCTACATAGGAATGGCTGGAGCTTTTTGCTTCATCCTGATCCAGCTGGTCCTGCTGATTGACTTTGCCCACTCCTGGAATGAGTCCTGGGTGGAGAAAATGGAGGAGGGCAACTCTCGCTGCTGGTATGCAGGTATGGGACGTGAGCTTCTCTTTGAGAATACCTTGTGGAAATGGTGACGGGTTGAGTTAAAGCAGTCTTCAGCGTCTActctcctctaacctctgtcCCCATTGTCCAGAAATAACCATCAAGTGTCATTCCTCCCTTGCAGCTCTGCTGTCTGCTACAACCATCAACTACATCCTGTCCCTTGTGTCTCTGGTCATGTTCTACGTCTACTACACCCACACTGACGGCTGCACTGAAAACAAGGCCTTCATCACTGTCAACATGCTGCTATGTGTGGGAGCCTCAGTCATGTCCGTCCTGCCACAGATTCAGGTAAGAGAGTGCATTGGACCAGCATGTCACCTACACTCCTTGTTGTATCCCTAAAACCTTCATCATGTTATATAACAAACATGTCATTATGTATTCTCACCCCTTTTCTCAACAGGAGTCCCAGCCAAGGTCCGGGTTGCTGCAGTCTTCCATTGTGACTTTGTACACCATGTATCTCACCTGGTCTGCCATGACCAATGAGCCAGGTGAGGATTTTAATGAACCAATGTCTCCCTTTTCAATACACCAATCAGTGGCTAGCTCTTCATCAAGACAACTTGAGTGAATGTATTGGTCTTTGCCATCCACAGACAGGAAATGCAACCCAAGCTTGCTGGGTATCATTGGCCTCAACAACACCACCCCAGCTGGCAAGGACCATCCTGTTGTTCAGTGGTGGGATGCCCAGGGCATTGTGGGGCTGGTCCTGTTCCTGATGTGTGTTCTATACTCAAGGTAGAAAACAGATCAAACTCTAACTGTCTGCAGTTTCCTATAAGAAGGAACTGCTAATGTTATTTTAtcaccaggtagcctagtggttagagtgttggactagtaaccgaaaggttgcaagatcgaatccctgagctgacaaggtaaaaatgttgttatgcccctgaacaaggcagttaacccactgttcctaggtcgtcattgaaaataagaaatggttcttaactgacttgcctagttaaataaatgtacattttttttaccagCTTCGTGTAGTTACCATTGACCCTAACAATAACAAGTTATCCATTCATTCCTCTAGCATCCGAAACTCCTCCAACACCCAAGTGAACAAACTGACTCTGACCAGTGACGAGTCTGCACTGATCGAAGATGGCCCCCACCCTGAGAACTTTGACGTGGAAGACGGCGAGAACCGGGCCTTGGACAACGAGAAAGACGGAGTCACCTACAGCTACTCCTTCTTCCACTTCATGCTCTTCCTGGCCTCCCTCTACATCATGATGACCCTCACCAACTGGTATAGGTGTGTATCTCTCACTCTCCCTGGTTGATCTGGTTTTATACATGAGAATTAGGCAATGAGTCTGCTTAAGTATTGAATATTGTGAACATATACACAGGTCACTCATTTTAAAAGGTCTCTTTTTGATTTCCCCAGCCCCGACTCCAGCTATGAGACAATGACCAGCAAGTGGCCCTCTGTGTGGGTGAAGATCTCCTCCAGCTGGATCTGCATTGCCCTATATGTGTGGACCCTGGCTGCCCCACTGGTCCTGGTCAATCGAGACTTTGACTGATGAGCTAAAGAATTAGAGGGGGGCGCAATCATTTGCTCATGATCGTGACTATT
This region includes:
- the LOC135557562 gene encoding serine incorporator 1-like, translated to MGAVLGLCSMASWIPCLCGTAPCLLCRCCPSGNNSTVTRLIYAFFLLLGVGIACIMLMPGMEEQLKKIPGFCDGGMGTSIPGVEGHVNCDVLVGYKAVYRVCFGMSMFFLLFSLLMVKVKSSQDPRAAVHNGFWFFKFAAATAITIGAFFIPEGAFTTVWFYIGMAGAFCFILIQLVLLIDFAHSWNESWVEKMEEGNSRCWYAALLSATTINYILSLVSLVMFYVYYTHTDGCTENKAFITVNMLLCVGASVMSVLPQIQESQPRSGLLQSSIVTLYTMYLTWSAMTNEPDRKCNPSLLGIIGLNNTTPAGKDHPVVQWWDAQGIVGLVLFLMCVLYSSIRNSSNTQVNKLTLTSDESALIEDGPHPENFDVEDGENRALDNEKDGVTYSYSFFHFMLFLASLYIMMTLTNWYSPDSSYETMTSKWPSVWVKISSSWICIALYVWTLAAPLVLVNRDFD